Genomic DNA from Clostridium sp. BJN0013:
TTTTCTCTTGGGCCACAGTTTAGGTTCAGTTTTAGCTCAAATATATGCCTATAAATACGGCAGTGAAGTAAATGGAATCATATATTCTGGGACTACAGGCCCAATTCACATAAAAAAAATAGCAGAATTAATTGAAACAGCAAGTAAAGAGGCAAAAAAGATTGGAAGAAAGGCTGTGAGTATTGAGGCTTCAAATATATTTTTTGAGCATTTTAATGATGAATTTCAACCGTCTAAAACAGATTATGATTGGCTGACAAGTGATTCTAAAATGCTTGAAGATACATTAAGTTCTCCTTATGCCGCAGTAGAATATAAGGTTGGCTATTTTGAGGATTTATTTAATTCTTTAAAGGATATACACAAGCCTTCTATTATCGAAAAAATACCTAAGGACTTACCTATATTTTCAATATCGGGGAGTAAAGATCCCTTTGGAGATAATGGAAAAGGTATAAAGGAACTGTTTAAAATATATAAGCAATATGGTATTAAAGATGCAACTTATAAAATATATGAAAATGGACGGCATGAAATGCTCAGAGAGGTAAATAGAGATGAAGTAATAAAAGATCTGCATAATTGGCTATATAATCATATATAATTTAAAAAATAGTATTTACACAGTTTACCGGTAAACCGGAGGCTACATCCCTAAAAAGATGTAGCCTTTTTATGTAAAATTAATTTCAATAAATTTTTAAGGGGGTTTTTTTAGTGTCAGAAGAAAATTTAAAATTTGATACCATAAAGGTAAGAGGAGGTTATAATTCTGAGGAACATAATCTTTCTGTATCAGTTCCAATTTATGAAACTGCGGCATTTGATTTAGGAAATACAGAAAGGGCAGGAAGATTGTTCTCATTTTCAGAACTGGGATTTATCTATTCAAGACTTAGCAATCCTACAGTTGAAGTATTAGAAAAAAGAGTAGCTGCTTTAGATGGAGCAGCCGGTGCCATTGCATTAAGTTCCGGGATGGCTGCTATAACTTATACACTTCTTAATGTAGCTGAACACGGAGGCAGAATACTTACAACTCCTTATCTTTATGGAGGAACATTGGATGGTTTTAAAAAGTTATATCCTAAATTTGGCATTGAAATAGATAAGTTTGATGATTTCAATAATCCAGAAGCTCTTGCAAAACAAATAAAGCCGGATACTAAGGCTATATTTGCAGAAAGCATAAGTAATCCAAATGCCGCTGTAGCAGATATAGAAAAAATTGCGGAGGTAGCCCATAAATATGATATACCACTTGTTGTAGATAATACATTAGCTACACCATACCTTCTTAATCCAATAAAATATGGTGCTGATATTGTAATTTATTCAGCTACAAAAGCACTTAATGGCCACGGAAATGTAATTGCTGGAATTATACTGGAAAGTGGTAAATTTAATTGGGGAAATGGTAAATTTCCACAATTTTTGGAACCGTATTATACTTTAAGAGATCATGAAGGTAGAGCGAGGAATTTCATTGAGGTATTTCCAGATTTTCCATTTATCACGAGAATAAGACTTAATTATTTGAATTATTTTGGTGCATCCCTGAGCCCCTTTGATGCTTATCTGGTGTTATTAGGCCTGGAAACTTTATCTGAAAGAATAGAAAAGCAGCTGTCAAATACTAAAAAAATAATTAGCTATTTACAAGAGAACAATAATGTTCAGTGGATAAAATATCCTTCATTAGATAATAATCCCTATAAAGAACTCAGCAAAAAATACTTGCCCAAAGGAGCTGGAGCTGTATTTTCCTTTGGACTTAAAGGCACAGATGATCAAATAAATAAATTTTTAAATTCAATAAAATTATTTAGGGTGTGTCTGAAAACTAAATATTGCGAAAGAACCGAGTTTTAGGTAAAATAAGATAAAAAACTTGGAGGGTGCAAATATGTCACAGAAGCGTTATGAAATATCAGATGAACAATGGGATCAAATAAAAAACTTAATTCCAATAGCAAAAACAGGACGACCTCCAAAAGACAACCGACTTATATTTAATGCCATACTATGGATTGCAAGAAGTGGTGCAGCATGGCGTGATTTACCAGAACGCTTCGGTTCATGGAAAACTGTATACAGTCGTTTTTGTAAGTGGCGTAACGATGGTACTTTATTAACAATTTTTAAAGAGTTAACCTCAGATGCAGATTATGAAAATTTAAGCATTGATTCAACATGTATAAAAGCCCACCAGCACAGTGCTGGTGCTAAAAAGGGGCTGTAAACAGCGAAACAAAACAGCATATTGGACTGAGTCGCGGCGGACATACAACAAAAATTCATGCAGTTGTTGATGGACTTGGCAATCCAATCCATTTTCAATTATCATCTGGCAATCTACACGACAGTACACAGGCCGTAGATGTTCTTTCCAACGTTGATATAGAAGGCAGCAATATCCTGGCAGATAAGGCATATGGCACAAATGAAATTAGAGAATATATTACTTCAAAGAAATCCTCATATACTATTCCACCAAAATCAAATGTAAGAGAACCATGGAATTGTGACTGGTGGCTGTACAAGGAACGTCATTTAGTTGAATGTTTCTTTAACAAAATCAAACATTTTAGAAGAATTGCAACTCGTTATGACAAGCTTGCTGATTCTTTCCTTGCTTTTGTTTATATTGCTGCTATTTTTATTTTATCTAAGTAATTTATTGTTGCATTGTTTTCAGACACACTCTAGTTATCATACCAATATAGGTGATTCCAGATCCTTGATTGTAAATTCACCTAAGACAACTCACGGTGAACTTACTCCAGAGGAAAAAGAATTCTCACGTATAGAATCCAATACAATAAGGCTTTCCATAGGACTTGAAGATGCAGAAGATCTTATTTGGGATTTGGAGCAGGCATTTGAGAAAACCTTCTCGGAAAGGCCTCAGGAAGTATTAAAATAGAAAGATGAGGGGATTATCATGAAAAGATTTAAAAGTTTGGCTGCTATTTTTTTAATTGCAGCTTCTATTCCAGTTTTTACTGCATGTGGGCAAAATAGCTCTTCTACTGAATCTACAGGAAAATATAAATATGGAAAACTTCAAATTCAGGCTCTTGGAGGAGGAGTTTGTGGTGCTCCAGCTTATATAGCCAAAGAAAAAGGATTTTTTGCCAAAGAAGGATTTGATGTAACTCTTGTAAGTGGAACATTTGAAGAACAAAAAACCGGACTTGCAAGTGGTGAGTTTACTGTTACCAATGGTGATTTTCAATTTTTCCCTTCAGTTCAACAAGGCCTTGATATTAAAGTTATAGGTGGGCTGCATAAAGGTTGTATTAAATTGGTTGTACCTCCTAATTCCCCTATAAAAACTGCAAATGATTTGAAGGGAAAGAGAATAGGGGTGGATGAAATAGGAGGAACTCCAATGGCTATTACTACTCTTGTACTGGCTAATGCAGGAATTGATCCAACCAAAGATGTTAAATGGGTACCTTATCCACTTGATCAATTGACAAAGGCTGTAGATAAAGGCGATGTGGATGCTTTTGCTGCATGGGATCCATTTGCTACACTAGCTGAACGAGATAATAACTATAAAGTTATAACGGATATTGCACAGGATCCATTGTTTAAAGGAAAATCATGTTGTTTTTTATATGCATCTAATAAAGAAATCAAAGAGAATCCGGAAAAAATTGCAGCTCTTGTAAGAGCATATAAAGCAGCAGATGACTGGATAGCAAAGAATCCAGAAGAAGCTGCCAAAATTGAAGTTGATAAAAAATATGTATCAACCACGGATGTAAAACTTGTTACTGAACTTATAAAAAATTATGATTTTCAATATACTACGGATGCTGCAAAAGAAGATGTTAAATATTTTGTAGGACAGTTAAATAAAACTGGATTCTTAAAAAAGGATACAGATCCCGAAAAATTTGCCAATGATGTATATTATGATGCATCAGGCAAGTAAGGTATCGGCATATTTTCACATATATAGTAGGAAGGAGAATTAAAGTGAGCATTTTAAGTGAATTGGTGAATTCAAAGGCTGTATCCAAATCAAAAATTTTACCAGAGGGCACTGATAAAATAAATGTAGTAAAAGCACCTGATACAGTAAACTGGAAACCCAAATCAAAAGTTTGGACAGTTTTACAAATTATTGCTTTTATTGTGGCTTTAATTGAAAATTTTGCACTGCCTACAGTGCAGGCAGTTAATGTATTACCCTATAGAATTATGCTGATACTTTTTATAGTTTATCTGGGAGTAATATATATTCTATCCTTTTCAAATGAAAAACTAAGAGCAAAATTTAATCATAAAGCCCAATTTTATTTTGCTATAGGAATTGGATTTACAACATGGGATATATTGTCTACTAAAACTAATATACTGCCTCTGCCATTTTTCCCTGGACCAGCTCAGATAATTCAAGTAATTGTTGAAGATTGGAGCACACTCTTGATGAGTACTGCTTATTCCATGAGACTTTTAGTTATAGGTTTTATAGTAGGGACATTTTTAGGATTGGTAACAGGAATTCTAATGGGATGGTACAGACAGTGGTATTATTGGTTTTTCCCTGTACTTAAAGTCATAGGAGTAGTTCCCGCAGTAGCATGGATACCTTTAGTAATGGTAATATTTCCGTCAACTTTGGTTTCAGAGGCAGCTTTAATTGTACTTTGTGTGTGGTTTCCAGTAGCTTTTATGGCCTCTGGAGGTATAGAAAATATACCTAAATCCTATTTTGAAGCAGCTAAAACTCTTGGAGCAGATGAAAAATTCTTAATATTTAAAATAGCTATACCCGGTGCTATGCCATCCATATTTACAGGTATTTATACAGCTACAGGACTTTCATTTACTACACTTGTGGTTTCTGAAATGGTAGGAGCAAAGGCAGGACTGGGGTGGTATATAAACTGGGCTAAAGGCTGGTCGAATTATGCAAAAGTTTATGCGGCCATAGTCATAATGGCAGTAGTTTTTTCTATTGTATTGGCAATTATATTTAAAATTAGAGATAAGGTACTTATATGGCAAAGGGGGCTGTTAAAATGACAAGATCTCCAGTTGCAAATAATGCGGCTGTCGAAATAAAAAATGTAGATAGAACTTATATAGATGTAAATGGCAATTTAGTTGAAGCTTTGCGTAATGTAAATTTAAGTATTAGAGCAGGAGAGTTTATTTCATTTATAGGATCATCCGGGTGTGGCAAGACAACGCTTATGAGACTTATAGCAGGTCTTGATAAGCCTCAATCTGGAGAATTGTTTTTAGATGATAAAAAGATAGAAAGCACTAATTTTGAAAGAGGATATGTATTTCAACAGGCAAATTTATTTCCCTGGGAAACCATTGAAGATAATATTGCAGCAGGACTTAAAGCCAGAAAGATTTATAGAGAACATAAAAGCGAAGTTCAAGAATATATAAAACTTACAGGACTTCAGGGATTTGAAAAATCATATCCTCACCAGGTTTCTGGAGGAATGGCTCAAAGAGCTTCTCTTGCCCGTGCACTTATAAATAATCCCAAAGTATTGCTTCTTGACGAACCTTTAGGTGCATTGGATGCTTTTACGAGAATGGATTTACAGGATAAATTAATAGAACTCTGGCAAAAAAGAGGAACAACCATGGTACTTGTTACCCATGATGTAGATGAGGCAATTTATCTCAGTGATAGAATAGTAATTATGACTCCACGTCCGGGAAAAATAGAGGATGTGGTAGAAGTAAAAATTAACAGGCCTAGAAATAGAAATGAATCTGAATTCATTGAAATCAGAAAACAAATACTTGAAAAGTTACATTTAGCCAATAAACATTAAAATGAATTATATAATTAAGATGTAAGGTGAGCATTATTAATTGAGAAAATGCTCACCTAAATTTTAGTCCAATGAGAAAAGTTAATATGAACCCTTCAATTATTTTACCTATGTCAGGTTATCAAGATTTACCTTTAAATGAAGTTCCGCAGTTATTGCAGGTTATAGTTATTTTCCCCTTTTTTTTAGGCACTCTCAATTTTTGAGCACAATTTGGACATCTGAATATTTTATAGGGATTACGTGGATTATTTGAATTTATAAAATTTTTCATTTTATAAATTAAAGGCGAAATAAAATTTTCATAAGCCTGTAATTCTCTGAACCTTTTATATTTGTTTTTTGAAATACACCTCCAGCTGCTGTATATTATAAATACAAGGCCTAATGTGTAGGCAGGTCTCACCAGGAGAATTACAAGTCCAATGATATAAAGGTGTTTAGAAAGTTTATCCATACCGTAGCTGTCTCTAAAATAATAGGAAATTTTATTTAAAAATTTGTTCAAAGCTATCACCTCTAGAAATAAAATTTTAGAACTGAATAAGTTTACATAATAAAATAATCTGTTTTTAGATAATTATACAATATAATCTTCACTTTTGCATTATTTTAAATTATTATATTTGAATTTATTTTTTAAAAATAATATCATTAATAGATAGAATAAATTTTAGGAGTGCATGTATTTGAAATTTATGAAAAAATATATAAATAAGTACTGGAAAGGATTTTGTCTTGCTATATTTTTTCTTTCTATTGAGGCATTGTGTGATTTAATGCAGCCTACTATAATGTCCAAAATAGTCGATATAGGTGTGGCAAACAAGCAGATGGACTATGTAATTCAAAAAGGTTTGATAATGCTTCTGATTACGGCCGTGGGAGCACTGGGAGCTTCAGGACGTAATATATTGTCTGGAAGGGTATCTCAAAAATTTAGTGCAGAATTGAGAGCAGATTTATTTGAAAAAATTCAAAGTTTTTCTTTTGAAAGCATCGATAAATTCGAAAGCAGTTCCCTTATAACACGTCTTACCAATGATGTAACTCAAGTTCAAAATTTTGTGAATGGACTTATGAGAATATTTGTAAAATCACCTCTTGTGTGTATTGGAAGTATTATTATGGCATCAAGGCTTGATTTACATCTTGCAATAATACTTTTTATTGTAATACCAATTGTAGCTGTATTTATATTTTTAAATATGAATATAGGATATCCATATTTTATAAAGGTCCAACTGGCTTTAGATAGGGTAAATTCTGTAATAAGGGAGTATTTATCCGGTGTAAGGGTAGTGAAAGCCTTCAACAGGTTTGATTATGAAAATGAAAGGTTCAAAGAGGCAAATGAGGAATTAGGAAGATTATCTGTACTTGCAATGCGTGTAATGGCTGTATTTTCTCCTACTAGGAGTCTAGTTATAAATATAGGAATAGTATGTGTTCTGTGGATTGGAGGGAAATATGTCAATAGTGGCAGTATGCAGGTGGGACAAATAATTGCATTTACAAATTATATGACTCAAATATTATATTCAATTATGATGATATCTGCAGTTTTTAATATGTTTGTAAGATCTAAAGCTTCTGCAATACGTATTTTTGAAATAATTGAGGAAGAAAGCAGTATTAATTTTAATGAAGGTATTTCAAATTTGAAACAAAGTGGAAGAATAGATTTTGAAGATGTGAGCTTTTCCTATGCAAACGGCCATGAAGTTATCCATAATATTAGTTTTACCTGCATGCCAGGGGAAACATTAGGTATTATTGGAGCCACAGGTTCAGGCAAAAGCAGCCTTGTAAACTTAAT
This window encodes:
- a CDS encoding alpha/beta fold hydrolase; this translates as MGINNIEVTPTVKSNTVYISETFFYKDAQGVDIFTEKWYPTKGKDIYGVIQVAHGMGETTDYYREFSQEMVKAGFIVYINEGRGHGRTAGDINEPSYAENAGYMGEDGINWMVEDIKLLTDIIKRQNPALPNFLLGHSLGSVLAQIYAYKYGSEVNGIIYSGTTGPIHIKKIAELIETASKEAKKIGRKAVSIEASNIFFEHFNDEFQPSKTDYDWLTSDSKMLEDTLSSPYAAVEYKVGYFEDLFNSLKDIHKPSIIEKIPKDLPIFSISGSKDPFGDNGKGIKELFKIYKQYGIKDATYKIYENGRHEMLREVNRDEVIKDLHNWLYNHI
- a CDS encoding O-acetylhomoserine aminocarboxypropyltransferase/cysteine synthase family protein translates to MSEENLKFDTIKVRGGYNSEEHNLSVSVPIYETAAFDLGNTERAGRLFSFSELGFIYSRLSNPTVEVLEKRVAALDGAAGAIALSSGMAAITYTLLNVAEHGGRILTTPYLYGGTLDGFKKLYPKFGIEIDKFDDFNNPEALAKQIKPDTKAIFAESISNPNAAVADIEKIAEVAHKYDIPLVVDNTLATPYLLNPIKYGADIVIYSATKALNGHGNVIAGIILESGKFNWGNGKFPQFLEPYYTLRDHEGRARNFIEVFPDFPFITRIRLNYLNYFGASLSPFDAYLVLLGLETLSERIEKQLSNTKKIISYLQENNNVQWIKYPSLDNNPYKELSKKYLPKGAGAVFSFGLKGTDDQINKFLNSIKLFRVCLKTKYCERTEF
- a CDS encoding ABC transporter substrate-binding protein, with product MKRFKSLAAIFLIAASIPVFTACGQNSSSTESTGKYKYGKLQIQALGGGVCGAPAYIAKEKGFFAKEGFDVTLVSGTFEEQKTGLASGEFTVTNGDFQFFPSVQQGLDIKVIGGLHKGCIKLVVPPNSPIKTANDLKGKRIGVDEIGGTPMAITTLVLANAGIDPTKDVKWVPYPLDQLTKAVDKGDVDAFAAWDPFATLAERDNNYKVITDIAQDPLFKGKSCCFLYASNKEIKENPEKIAALVRAYKAADDWIAKNPEEAAKIEVDKKYVSTTDVKLVTELIKNYDFQYTTDAAKEDVKYFVGQLNKTGFLKKDTDPEKFANDVYYDASGK
- a CDS encoding ABC transporter permease; translated protein: MSILSELVNSKAVSKSKILPEGTDKINVVKAPDTVNWKPKSKVWTVLQIIAFIVALIENFALPTVQAVNVLPYRIMLILFIVYLGVIYILSFSNEKLRAKFNHKAQFYFAIGIGFTTWDILSTKTNILPLPFFPGPAQIIQVIVEDWSTLLMSTAYSMRLLVIGFIVGTFLGLVTGILMGWYRQWYYWFFPVLKVIGVVPAVAWIPLVMVIFPSTLVSEAALIVLCVWFPVAFMASGGIENIPKSYFEAAKTLGADEKFLIFKIAIPGAMPSIFTGIYTATGLSFTTLVVSEMVGAKAGLGWYINWAKGWSNYAKVYAAIVIMAVVFSIVLAIIFKIRDKVLIWQRGLLK
- a CDS encoding ABC transporter ATP-binding protein codes for the protein MAKGAVKMTRSPVANNAAVEIKNVDRTYIDVNGNLVEALRNVNLSIRAGEFISFIGSSGCGKTTLMRLIAGLDKPQSGELFLDDKKIESTNFERGYVFQQANLFPWETIEDNIAAGLKARKIYREHKSEVQEYIKLTGLQGFEKSYPHQVSGGMAQRASLARALINNPKVLLLDEPLGALDAFTRMDLQDKLIELWQKRGTTMVLVTHDVDEAIYLSDRIVIMTPRPGKIEDVVEVKINRPRNRNESEFIEIRKQILEKLHLANKH
- a CDS encoding ABC transporter ATP-binding protein; protein product: MYLKFMKKYINKYWKGFCLAIFFLSIEALCDLMQPTIMSKIVDIGVANKQMDYVIQKGLIMLLITAVGALGASGRNILSGRVSQKFSAELRADLFEKIQSFSFESIDKFESSSLITRLTNDVTQVQNFVNGLMRIFVKSPLVCIGSIIMASRLDLHLAIILFIVIPIVAVFIFLNMNIGYPYFIKVQLALDRVNSVIREYLSGVRVVKAFNRFDYENERFKEANEELGRLSVLAMRVMAVFSPTRSLVINIGIVCVLWIGGKYVNSGSMQVGQIIAFTNYMTQILYSIMMISAVFNMFVRSKASAIRIFEIIEEESSINFNEGISNLKQSGRIDFEDVSFSYANGHEVIHNISFTCMPGETLGIIGATGSGKSSLVNLIPGFYDATSGRVKVDGADVKDINKRILREKIALVPQKTMLFTGSVLENIRWGKENASLEEIKKAAEIAEADEFISGFPEQYNTKLGQGGVNFSGGQKQRVSIARALIKKPEILILDDCTSAVDAATEAKIREKLKKYSNNLTCIIIAQKISSVISADNIIVLDEGKLVGMGRHDELIKNCEVYKDIFLSQVGKEVI